DNA from Chryseobacterium wanjuense:
ACCGCTTTTATACACCAATATTGCCATAAGATTTCTAAAAAACAAACAACATCTGGATTCTGCAGAATATTATCTTAACAAAGCCATTTCCATATCCGGAACCTATCCTGTCTATCAAAAAGCAATGGCTTTAAAAAACTTCGGAAAGCTGTACACCGAAAAAAAAGAATACGGAAAGGCCTTGCAATACTATTTCAACTTCCTATCAATCGTTGAAAAAAGCAACCGGAAAATAGACAGACGGGAAGCTTATAAACTTATTTCTGAAACCTATAAACTCATGCATGAAGAGGATAAGGCGAATGAATATTTAGTAAAATTCAGCCTTATTAATGATACGATAAATGAGGAAGAAAAAACAGCTTTAAAAATGCCCATTAAAAGGATCATCCGGGAAAAAGACGCTCATGAACGCGAGGAAAAAAACAAACTCTATATCGTAATTTCTATCATAGTTCTTCTTTCTGTTTTATTATTTTTCTATTTGCGAAAAGCCTATCTCAAAAAACAAAAGCAAAAAGATGAGGTCATCACCGAAAAACTTCAGGAAACCCATCAGCTGAAAAAACAAATCAACCCTTCCTTCAAAGAAGTGATCCAGCTTGCAAAAAACGGAGATCAGCGTTTCTTAGCCCGGTTTAAAGAAGTCTATCATGATTTTTATGATACCCTTACATCGCGATACCCTACCCTTACTACCGGCGATATAAAAATCTGTGCATTGCTCAAACTAAACTTTACCACCAAAGAAATTTCCGAGATTGAAATCATATCAATTCGAACCGTTGAAAATAAAAAATACAGGATCCGGAAAAAACTGGAACTTCCTTCAGAGGTCGATCTCAGCAAATGGATGATGGAACTCTAGCTTTTATCAAAAAAAGATCTGTAAAATATACAGGTCTTTTTTTGTGACTTTTACATTAAAATTAAACCAATCTTTCACTGTAATTTTCATTCCTACAATTACAAAAACAGAGTAACTGAAGAGTAATAAGAGTTTGGATTTCCCGAAATACATTTACAATCGAAAAGCTGACTAAACAACTGTACATATCAGGTACAAACAGCTGACATCTCATGATCGGATTTGAAGATTCTAAATACTCATTAAGGAAAAAATAAAAACATAAAAAAAAAATTTATGCTTTTATTTTATTTATAGGTTAAAAAATAGGTCACCTTTCTAAAATCAGAACTTTAATATTAATGGTATTTTCTTCTCTAAAGACCTTTATCTCTCTTCGTTATAACCTAATTATCTTACCTGCATAACAGATGTTAAAAATTAACTTAAACTATTAAAAACAAA
Protein-coding regions in this window:
- a CDS encoding tetratricopeptide repeat protein; amino-acid sequence: MEELDSVADLHRGKGEHQKLIDLCLTLAEQYKKSKSTESEINTYIIIANELAHLNRYKESLTYLNKAEKNISIIKNPEIRSKLYGGYGRNYYSLGLYEQANNFFDKSLKYARQISNKKTKTRRLYVGHVWKLTVFAKMGLTDSVKSMERKCMKLDPEPLLYTNIAIRFLKNKQHLDSAEYYLNKAISISGTYPVYQKAMALKNFGKLYTEKKEYGKALQYYFNFLSIVEKSNRKIDRREAYKLISETYKLMHEEDKANEYLVKFSLINDTINEEEKTALKMPIKRIIREKDAHEREEKNKLYIVISIIVLLSVLLFFYLRKAYLKKQKQKDEVITEKLQETHQLKKQINPSFKEVIQLAKNGDQRFLARFKEVYHDFYDTLTSRYPTLTTGDIKICALLKLNFTTKEISEIEIISIRTVENKKYRIRKKLELPSEVDLSKWMMEL